Part of the Gramella sp. Hel_I_59 genome, CTTTATAATCGTAGAATGGAGGCTGTAGAATCGCCGCCGGGAATACGATCTCGTTATAACGTGGGTTGTAGTAAGCATTCACTGTTTGTGGAGACATGAACCATTCACCCTTATCAACTGGCTGTCCTAGATCTGCCATGTTCTCTGCAACTCTCCATTTTTGAGCGTTTAGCATGTTCTGGAAATAAGACCCTCCTTCTTCAGGTGAGGTGATTTCTAGAGCTGCGTAATCTTTCCACTCATCAGGATATCCAATTTTTACGTTGAAAGTACTAAGTTTTTCAAGCGCTTTCTTTTTGGTATCCTCGCTCATCCAGCTAAGATTGTTGATTCTATTTTCATAAGCCTTCAGGATGTTGTCCACCATTTCCTGAGCTTTTTTCTTTGCTTCAGCCGGGAAATGTTCTTCAACATAAAGTTTTCCAAGAGCTTCACCTAAAGTCCCATTGATAGAACTAAGAGCTCTTTCATTTCTAGGACGTTGTTCTTTTGCTCCCTGAAGTGTTTTGCTGTAAAACTCCCACGATTCGGTTTCAAGATCTGTAGTAAGTGCGCTTGCAGCTCCGTTGAAAAGATCCCATTTCAAATAGGTTTTCCAGTCTTCTACAGAATTTTCAGCAATGATCTGCTGTAATGCTTTCATGTATTTTGGCTGGGAAACGATGATCGTATCAAGCTCCTTTGCGCCAATACCATCAAAATAAGCTTTCCAGTTCATGGCCGGAGTCATCTTTTGCAACTCAGCGACAGTCATTGGGTTATAGGTATTTCTGGCATCACGACGTTCTACTTTATCCAGTTTTGGCTCCGCAAGTCTGGTTTCAAATTTCAGGATCGTTTCAGCAGCATTTTTCGCTTCTTCTTCTGAATAGTCAAGATATTGTAGCATATCTGCTACGTAAGCTTTGTATTTTGTTCGGGTTTCCTTAGAATCTGAATCATTCTGAAGATAATAATCTCTTTCAGGTAATCCCAGACCAGAAGGGTTCAGGTAAGCAGCGTTCATATCAGAATTTTTGCTGTCTGCACCAACACCGAAGCTGAAGAATCCGGCACTTCCGTATTCACTCATTTCAACTAAGAAATCCTGAAGATCTTCCTTATTCTGGATAGAATCGATCTTTGCCAGGTAAGGTTTTACCGGCTCAATTCCCTGCTCATTTCTGGCAACAGTATCCATGATACTTTTGTAAAGATATACAGCTTTTGCCTGGTCTGTTGAAGCATCAAGACTATCGCTCGAAGCCGTTTTTTCCAGAAGACCAAGAGCATCCTCATCGGTTCTTTGTCTTAATTCATCGAAACTTCCCCAGCGGGTTCTGTCTCCAGGAATCTCTGTGCTATCCAGCCAGCGACCGTTTACGTAGCGAAAGAAATCTTCTTTTGCAGTTGTAGAAGTATCCATGTAGGCAAGATTGATACCATGGATCTCATCATCTTTTTCCTCAGTTCTTTTTTCGTTATCATTACAGGCGGTAAACATCCCTGCGCTGAAAACAGATAAAAACAAAATTCTGTTTATTCTTTTCATTGTTCTAGTTAAGAATTATAAAATAATACGGCTAATGTAGCAAAACGGTCAAAATAATCCATAATTCAGCCTCGCCGAATTGAGAACAACCTGCTGAAAATTAATAATTAAGCTTGATGTAGATTTTTATCTAAACTGAATGGAACTATTTGTTTTTCAATTCTGAAATTAGATTTTTATCGAATTGGGCTTTTAAACTGGTAAGTTCATCTACATTTTCATTGGGCACTGCGATGGAAAGTACGTAATGATGAATCTTCCATTTGCCATCCTCTTTAGCAACTATTCCAGAACCCCTGCAAATCCCCATTTGTGTTTCTAGAAGTTCATCAAACCAGGCGATTTTAGAATTCTGGTGCACATAAATATTTCTTTCAATCGAAGTAAAACTCCATGCTTTCCCTGAATCAAAATATGGTTTAGCGAACTTTTTAAATTCTTCCGCAGTCCAGTTTTCAGTAGCATCGGTCCCAACAAATATCGCATCATTAGTCATTAGACCAAAGTATGTTTCAAATTCAGTATTGGCGGCCGCAAGATGCCAGCTGTCCAGCGTTTCACTTACTCTTTCTTTGATCGCTGTCTTATTTTTTTCTGAATCCTTTACCTGTGCATGCAATGGCAACACGGTGAGAAATGCGAAAACGAATAGAAATTTTAAAGCTGAATTTTTCATTGGTCGAATATTTGTTTTAAGATACTACATTTTCCACGGTATCTTCAGTAGCGGTTGAATCCATTTCTCTTTCCATTCTTTCAAATTCATCCAGCTCTTTCTCAAAATCCTCAAGAGTTTTCAGAAATAATTCATTCATCTGAAGTTTAAGATTATTGAATTCCAGATAGATCTCTTTAGCTGTACGATCAATATCCTTTACATCTGGCTGTTGTCTATTCGAATACTGCTCCAACAGGTGTGCTTTGGTCTTTAAAACATTCAGTCTGGCTTCCACAGGCACCGCTCTAAGGCTATCGGGCAAGGAGATGCTAAGTGAATTCATGATCTGGGAAATCGCCGTAGCATTATTCATGACCTTACGAGTCGTAGTATTTTCCAGTTTCTTCACTTCATTTTGAGCAGTGATAAATTCCAGCCAGTTGGAAGCATATTTCTTTGCTTCCGGTTCAAGATCAAAACCTCGAGTATCTATTTCGATCTTCTTATCATAGGATATACTGTCTTTTGTATCGTTGCTATTCTGGCTATCTTCTGCCTCAGATTTGCAGGATATCAAACAAAGAAATATTATAACGAATAGAGGGAATTTCATAAGTGATAATTGAATGAACAAAGTTATCCATAATTCTATGAATGAAGTAACCGATTTTCAATTACAGAATCCATAGCGAATAGCGTCAAGAAAAAGCTAAGATTGCGAAATCCTCTGTATAATTAAATATATTTGCACAAAATTTAATTTATGGCCGAAAAGATATTGATTATCGGTGCTTGCGGACAGATTGGAACCGAACTTACGCTGAAATTGAGAGAGATTCACGGGAACGATCAGGTGGTTGCCAGTGATATTCGTGAAGGAGTAGATGAGTTAATGCAATCAGGTCCTTTTGAGATCCTGAA contains:
- a CDS encoding M13 family metallopeptidase translates to MKRINRILFLSVFSAGMFTACNDNEKRTEEKDDEIHGINLAYMDTSTTAKEDFFRYVNGRWLDSTEIPGDRTRWGSFDELRQRTDEDALGLLEKTASSDSLDASTDQAKAVYLYKSIMDTVARNEQGIEPVKPYLAKIDSIQNKEDLQDFLVEMSEYGSAGFFSFGVGADSKNSDMNAAYLNPSGLGLPERDYYLQNDSDSKETRTKYKAYVADMLQYLDYSEEEAKNAAETILKFETRLAEPKLDKVERRDARNTYNPMTVAELQKMTPAMNWKAYFDGIGAKELDTIIVSQPKYMKALQQIIAENSVEDWKTYLKWDLFNGAASALTTDLETESWEFYSKTLQGAKEQRPRNERALSSINGTLGEALGKLYVEEHFPAEAKKKAQEMVDNILKAYENRINNLSWMSEDTKKKALEKLSTFNVKIGYPDEWKDYAALEITSPEEGGSYFQNMLNAQKWRVAENMADLGQPVDKGEWFMSPQTVNAYYNPRYNEIVFPAAILQPPFYDYKADAAVNYGGIGAVIGHEISHGFDDSGARFDAEGNLNNWWTEKDLEEFETLGNDLAEQYSAIEVLDSVYINGKFTLGENIGDLGGVNAAYDGLQIHLENNENPGKIDGFTPEQRFFLSWATVWRTKMRDEAMRNRIKTDSHSPGMYRAYVPLQNIDAWYDAFTIEEGDKMYVKPEDRVRIW
- a CDS encoding nuclear transport factor 2 family protein translates to MKNSALKFLFVFAFLTVLPLHAQVKDSEKNKTAIKERVSETLDSWHLAAANTEFETYFGLMTNDAIFVGTDATENWTAEEFKKFAKPYFDSGKAWSFTSIERNIYVHQNSKIAWFDELLETQMGICRGSGIVAKEDGKWKIHHYVLSIAVPNENVDELTSLKAQFDKNLISELKNK